In the genome of Segatella copri, one region contains:
- a CDS encoding MalY/PatB family protein has translation MYDFDKIIDRSGSDDLKHGALLPRWGRDDLLPLWVADMDFETPSFITDALKARLEHSLFGYTMEPADYLPSIIDWVHDHHQWDVKREWIRFIPGIVKGIGLVVNVFTRPDEKVIIQPPVYHPFRLTPEGNGREVVFNPLKMKEDGYYEMDFENLEKVCDEKCKILILCNPHNPGGITWSKETLLQLADFCYEHHLLVISDEIHADMALFGHKHIPFASVSDKARDISITFQAPSKTFNIAGIVSSYAIVPNEQIRRKFYTWLSANELDEPTLFAPIATIAAFRKGEEWRKAMLAYIEDNIRFVEDYCREHIPGIRPLRPQASFLIWLNCRDLKLSHDALLDLFIDKAHLALNDGEMFGPGGEGSMRLNVATPRSILQQALKQLEDAVKKL, from the coding sequence ATGTACGATTTCGATAAGATAATAGACCGTTCGGGCAGCGACGACCTCAAACATGGTGCCCTGCTGCCTCGCTGGGGACGCGACGACCTGCTGCCACTTTGGGTAGCCGATATGGATTTCGAGACCCCATCATTCATCACCGATGCCCTCAAGGCACGATTGGAACATTCGCTCTTCGGCTACACCATGGAGCCAGCCGATTATCTGCCTAGCATCATCGACTGGGTGCATGACCACCACCAGTGGGATGTGAAGCGAGAGTGGATCCGCTTCATTCCAGGTATAGTAAAAGGTATCGGACTCGTGGTGAATGTCTTCACCCGTCCTGATGAGAAAGTCATCATCCAGCCACCCGTTTATCATCCATTCCGCCTCACTCCAGAGGGCAACGGAAGAGAGGTGGTCTTCAATCCGCTGAAAATGAAGGAGGATGGATATTACGAGATGGACTTCGAAAACCTGGAGAAAGTTTGCGATGAAAAGTGCAAGATACTCATTCTTTGCAACCCTCATAATCCGGGCGGAATCACCTGGAGCAAGGAGACTCTTCTGCAACTCGCCGACTTCTGCTACGAGCACCATCTGCTCGTTATCAGCGATGAGATTCATGCCGACATGGCTCTCTTCGGGCACAAGCACATCCCATTCGCTTCGGTTTCTGACAAGGCTAGAGACATCAGCATCACCTTCCAGGCACCATCCAAAACCTTCAACATCGCAGGTATCGTGAGCAGTTACGCCATTGTTCCCAACGAACAGATTCGCAGGAAGTTCTATACATGGTTGTCTGCCAACGAATTAGACGAACCTACCCTGTTTGCTCCCATCGCCACCATTGCCGCCTTCCGCAAGGGAGAAGAATGGCGAAAGGCAATGCTTGCCTACATAGAGGACAACATCCGATTCGTAGAGGATTACTGCCGAGAGCATATCCCTGGCATCCGTCCGCTGCGCCCACAGGCTTCCTTCCTCATATGGCTCAACTGCCGTGACCTGAAGCTTTCACACGATGCCCTCCTCGACCTCTTCATCGACAAGGCACACCTGGCACTGAACGATGGCGAAATGTTTGGTCCTGGCGGCGAAGGCTCCATGCGACTGAATGTGGCAACACCAAGAAGCATCCTCCAGCAAGCCCTGAAGCAATTGGAAGATGCAGTTAAGAAACTATAG